In a single window of the Falco rusticolus isolate bFalRus1 chromosome 13, bFalRus1.pri, whole genome shotgun sequence genome:
- the DHPS gene encoding deoxyhypusine synthase isoform X2, giving the protein MAAPGQAPAAALRAVLKPSGPLPAQSLPVRGYDFAGGPDHAALLRSFLTTGFQATSFAQAVAEIHRMIAAKLEPLSAEERDRAGLGGPRPPSGCTIFLGFTSNLISSGVRETIRYLVQHNMVDVLVTTAGGVEEDIIKCLAPTYIGDFSLRGQDLRQNGINRIGNLLVPNDNYCKFEDWLMPILEQMVDEQETQGTRWTPSRMIARLGKEIDNPESVCYWAQKHPGLVLDIVEDLRLINTQAIFARKTGMIILGGGLVKHHIANANLMRNGADFSVYVNTAQEFDGSDSGARPDEAVSWGKIRMDATPVKVYADASLVFPLLVAETFAQRADAFASGTPGD; this is encoded by the exons ATGGCGGCACCGGGGCAGGCCCCGGCCGCGGCCCTGCGGGCCGTGCTGAAGCCGAGCGGGCCTCTCCCGGCCCAGAGCCTCCCGGTGCGCGGGTACGACTTCGCCGGCGGCCCGGACCACGCCGCGCTGCTCCGCTCCTTCCTCACCACCGGCTTCCAGGCCACCAGCTTCGCCCAGGCCGTCGCCGAGATTCACCGGATG ATCGCGGCGAAGCTGGAGCCGCTGAGTGCGGAGGAGCGGGaccgggccgggctggggggacCCCGGCCCCCCTCGGGCTGCACCATCTTCCTGGGCTTCACCTCCAACCTCATCAGCTCCGGCGTCCGGGAGACCATCCGCTACCTGGTGCAGCACAATATG GTGGACGTGCTGGTGACCACGGCGGGGGGCGTGGAGGAGGACATCATCAAGTGCCTGGCGCCCACCTACATTGGGGACTTCAGCCTGCGGGGCCAGGACCTGCGCCAGAATGGCATCAACAG GATCGGGAACCTGCTGGTGCCCAACGACAACTACTGCAAGTTCGAGGACTGGCTGATGCCCATCCTGGAGCAGATGGTGGATGAGCAGGAAACAcag GGCACGAGGTGGACGCCCTCCAGGATGATCGCGCGGCTGGGCAAGGAGATCGACAACCCCGAGTCGGTGTGCTACTGGGCACAGAAG CACCCGGGGCTGGTGCTGGACATTGTGGAGG ACCTGCGCCTCATCAACACCCAGGCCATCTTTGCCAGGAAGACGGGAATGATCATCCTGGGCGGGGGGCTGGTGAAGCACCACATCGCCAACGCCAACCTGATG AGGAACGGAGCCGATTTCTCTGTCTACGTCAACACGGCGCAGGAGTTCGATGGCTCCGACTCGGGGGCGCGGCCAGACGAGGCTGTGTCCTGGGGCAAGATCCGGATGGATGCCACCCCTGTCAAG GTCTACGCCGATGCCTCCCTGGTGTTTCCGCTGCTGGTGGCGGAGACGTTTGCCCAGAGAGCCGATGCGTTCGCCTCGGGGACGCCGGGAGACTGA
- the DHPS gene encoding deoxyhypusine synthase isoform X1, producing the protein MAAPGQAPAAALRAVLKPSGPLPAQSLPVRGYDFAGGPDHAALLRSFLTTGFQATSFAQAVAEIHRMIAAKLEPLSAEERDRAGLGGPRPPSGCTIFLGFTSNLISSGVRETIRYLVQHNMVDVLVTTAGGVEEDIIKCLAPTYIGDFSLRGQDLRQNGINRIGNLLVPNDNYCKFEDWLMPILEQMVDEQETQGTRWTPSRMIARLGKEIDNPESVCYWAQKNNIPVLSPALTDGSLGDMIFFHSYKHPGLVLDIVEDLRLINTQAIFARKTGMIILGGGLVKHHIANANLMRNGADFSVYVNTAQEFDGSDSGARPDEAVSWGKIRMDATPVKVYADASLVFPLLVAETFAQRADAFASGTPGD; encoded by the exons ATGGCGGCACCGGGGCAGGCCCCGGCCGCGGCCCTGCGGGCCGTGCTGAAGCCGAGCGGGCCTCTCCCGGCCCAGAGCCTCCCGGTGCGCGGGTACGACTTCGCCGGCGGCCCGGACCACGCCGCGCTGCTCCGCTCCTTCCTCACCACCGGCTTCCAGGCCACCAGCTTCGCCCAGGCCGTCGCCGAGATTCACCGGATG ATCGCGGCGAAGCTGGAGCCGCTGAGTGCGGAGGAGCGGGaccgggccgggctggggggacCCCGGCCCCCCTCGGGCTGCACCATCTTCCTGGGCTTCACCTCCAACCTCATCAGCTCCGGCGTCCGGGAGACCATCCGCTACCTGGTGCAGCACAATATG GTGGACGTGCTGGTGACCACGGCGGGGGGCGTGGAGGAGGACATCATCAAGTGCCTGGCGCCCACCTACATTGGGGACTTCAGCCTGCGGGGCCAGGACCTGCGCCAGAATGGCATCAACAG GATCGGGAACCTGCTGGTGCCCAACGACAACTACTGCAAGTTCGAGGACTGGCTGATGCCCATCCTGGAGCAGATGGTGGATGAGCAGGAAACAcag GGCACGAGGTGGACGCCCTCCAGGATGATCGCGCGGCTGGGCAAGGAGATCGACAACCCCGAGTCGGTGTGCTACTGGGCACAGAAG AACAACATCCCAGTGCTGAGCCCCGCGCTCACCGATGGCTCCCTGGGGGACATGATCTTCTTTCACTCCTACAAGCACCCGGGGCTGGTGCTGGACATTGTGGAGG ACCTGCGCCTCATCAACACCCAGGCCATCTTTGCCAGGAAGACGGGAATGATCATCCTGGGCGGGGGGCTGGTGAAGCACCACATCGCCAACGCCAACCTGATG AGGAACGGAGCCGATTTCTCTGTCTACGTCAACACGGCGCAGGAGTTCGATGGCTCCGACTCGGGGGCGCGGCCAGACGAGGCTGTGTCCTGGGGCAAGATCCGGATGGATGCCACCCCTGTCAAG GTCTACGCCGATGCCTCCCTGGTGTTTCCGCTGCTGGTGGCGGAGACGTTTGCCCAGAGAGCCGATGCGTTCGCCTCGGGGACGCCGGGAGACTGA
- the DHPS gene encoding deoxyhypusine synthase isoform X3, with amino-acid sequence MAAPGQAPAAALRAVLKPSGPLPAQSLPVRGYDFAGGPDHAALLRSFLTTGFQATSFAQAVAEIHRMIAAKLEPLSAEERDRAGLGGPRPPSGCTIFLGFTSNLISSGVRETIRYLVQHNMVDVLVTTAGGVEEDIIKCLAPTYIGDFSLRGQDLRQNGINRIGNLLVPNDNYCKFEDWLMPILEQMVDEQETQNNIPVLSPALTDGSLGDMIFFHSYKHPGLVLDIVEDLRLINTQAIFARKTGMIILGGGLVKHHIANANLMRNGADFSVYVNTAQEFDGSDSGARPDEAVSWGKIRMDATPVKVYADASLVFPLLVAETFAQRADAFASGTPGD; translated from the exons ATGGCGGCACCGGGGCAGGCCCCGGCCGCGGCCCTGCGGGCCGTGCTGAAGCCGAGCGGGCCTCTCCCGGCCCAGAGCCTCCCGGTGCGCGGGTACGACTTCGCCGGCGGCCCGGACCACGCCGCGCTGCTCCGCTCCTTCCTCACCACCGGCTTCCAGGCCACCAGCTTCGCCCAGGCCGTCGCCGAGATTCACCGGATG ATCGCGGCGAAGCTGGAGCCGCTGAGTGCGGAGGAGCGGGaccgggccgggctggggggacCCCGGCCCCCCTCGGGCTGCACCATCTTCCTGGGCTTCACCTCCAACCTCATCAGCTCCGGCGTCCGGGAGACCATCCGCTACCTGGTGCAGCACAATATG GTGGACGTGCTGGTGACCACGGCGGGGGGCGTGGAGGAGGACATCATCAAGTGCCTGGCGCCCACCTACATTGGGGACTTCAGCCTGCGGGGCCAGGACCTGCGCCAGAATGGCATCAACAG GATCGGGAACCTGCTGGTGCCCAACGACAACTACTGCAAGTTCGAGGACTGGCTGATGCCCATCCTGGAGCAGATGGTGGATGAGCAGGAAACAcag AACAACATCCCAGTGCTGAGCCCCGCGCTCACCGATGGCTCCCTGGGGGACATGATCTTCTTTCACTCCTACAAGCACCCGGGGCTGGTGCTGGACATTGTGGAGG ACCTGCGCCTCATCAACACCCAGGCCATCTTTGCCAGGAAGACGGGAATGATCATCCTGGGCGGGGGGCTGGTGAAGCACCACATCGCCAACGCCAACCTGATG AGGAACGGAGCCGATTTCTCTGTCTACGTCAACACGGCGCAGGAGTTCGATGGCTCCGACTCGGGGGCGCGGCCAGACGAGGCTGTGTCCTGGGGCAAGATCCGGATGGATGCCACCCCTGTCAAG GTCTACGCCGATGCCTCCCTGGTGTTTCCGCTGCTGGTGGCGGAGACGTTTGCCCAGAGAGCCGATGCGTTCGCCTCGGGGACGCCGGGAGACTGA
- the WDR83 gene encoding WD repeat domain-containing protein 83 gives MAFPRPRPPRPELPRRRVRTLQCGQGAVRAVRFNVDGNYCMTCGSDKSLKLWNPHKGTALRTYQGHGYEVLDAAGSFDNSQLCSCGADKTVALWDVATGQVVRKYRGHAGKVNCVQFNEEATIIVSGSIDSTVRCWDCRSRRPDPVQVLDEAKDGVSSVKVSDHEILSGSVDGRVRRYDLRAGQLYCDYIGSPITSVCFSKDGQCTLAASLDSTLRLLDKETGELLGEYTGHRSTAYRLDCVLSEQDTHVGSASEDGSVYFWDLVEGSLALSLEVGRGVVQSLAFHPTLPCLLAATEGHIQLWREETFQPEGDNTAT, from the exons ATGGCCTtcccgcggccccggcccccccgccccgagctGCCGCGGCGGCGGGTGCGGACACTGCAGTGCGGGCAGGGCGCGGTGCGGGCCGTGCGCTTCAACG tggATGGGAACTACTGCATGACCTGTGGCAGCGACAAGTCCCTGAAGCTGTGGAACCCGCACAAGGGCACGGCGCTGCGCACCTACCAGGGGCACGGCTACGAGGTGCTGGATGCTGCCGG CTCCTTCGAcaacagccagctctgctcctgcgGGGCCGACAAGACCGTGGCACTGTGGGACGTGGCCACCGGGCAAGTGGTCCGCAAGTACCGGGGCCACGCGGGG AAAGTGAACTGCGTCCAGTTCAATGAGGAAGCCACCATCATAGTGTCCG GCTCTATCGACTCCACCGTCCGGTGCTGGGActgccgctcccgccgccccgaCCCCGTCCAAGTCCTGGACGAGGCCAAGGACGGCGTCTCCAGCGTGAAGGTCTCCGATCACGAGATCCTCTCGGG CTCTGTGGATGGCCGTGTCCGACGCTATGACCTGCGCGCCGGCCAGCTCTACTGTGACTACATTGGGA gcCCCATCACCAGCGTGTGCTTCAGCAAGGACGGGCAGTGCACCCTGGCCGCCAGCCTCGACTCTACCCTGCGCCTACTGGACAAGGAGACGGGGGAGCTGCTGGGCGA GTACACGGGCCACCGCAGCACGGCGTACCGGCTGGACTGCGTGCTAAGCGAGCAGGACACCCACGTGGGCAGTGCCTCTGAGGATGGCAGCGTCTACTTCTGGGACCTCGTGGAG gGCTCGCTGGCGCTCAGCCTGGAGGTGGGCCGCGGCGTGGTGCAGTCACTTGCCTTccaccccaccctgccctgcctgctcgCCGCCACCGAGGGCCACATCCAGCTCTGGCGCGAGGAGACCTTCCAGCCCGAGGGGGACAATACCGCCACGTGA
- the WDR83OS gene encoding protein Asterix codes for MADPRRPARVARYKPPASETNPALEDPTPDYMNLLGMVFSMCGLMLKLKWCAWIAVYCSFISFANSRSSEDTKQMMSSFMLSISAVVMSYLQNPQPMSPPW; via the exons atGGCGGATCCGCGGCGGCCGGCGCGGGTGGCCAg gtaCAAGCCACCGGCCAGCGAGACTAACCCGGCGCTGGAGGACCCGACGCCCGACTACATGAACCTGCTGGGGATGGTCTTCAGCATGTGTGGGCTCATGCTCAAG CTGAAGTGGTGCGCCTGGATTGCCGTCTACTGCTCCTTCATCAGCTTCGCCAACTCCCGCAGCTCCGAGGACACCAAGCAGATGATGAGCAGCTTCAT GCTCTCCATCTCAGCCGTGGTGATGTCCTACCTCCAGAACCCCCAGCCCATGTCCCCCCCTTGGTGA